In Helianthus annuus cultivar XRQ/B chromosome 9, HanXRQr2.0-SUNRISE, whole genome shotgun sequence, the following are encoded in one genomic region:
- the LOC110876092 gene encoding uncharacterized mitochondrial protein AtMg00810-like has translation MGFVQSVCDYSLFVLSKQDVFIVLLVYVDDIVVTGNNKTEIEIVKTSLRENFQIKDLGLLRHFLGIEVLYSDNCICLSQRKYCLELFNECGYLGCKPVTTPNEQSFLVANKCEKDQKVLKNVNGFQRLTGKLLYLSLTRPDISYTVQFLSQYMHSPCQSHLDIALRLLRYLKLSPGKGVSIKKSSMVMSGFVDSEWAKCLKTRRSVTGYGIFFGRDTSFLEKQETKCNFQINYRKLSTELCAQLPAKLCGYLMF, from the coding sequence ATGGGATTTGTTCAAAGTGTTTGTGATTATTCTTTGTTTGTGTTGTCTAAGCAAGATGTGTTTATTGTTTTGCTTGTTTATGTTGATGACATAGTTGTTACAGGAAACAATAAAACTGAAATAGAAATAGTTAAAACAAGCTTAAGAGAGAATTTTCAAATAAAAGATCTTGGGTTGCTTAGGCATTTTCTAGGAATTGAAGTGTTATATTCAGATAATTGTATCTGTTTGTCACAAAGAAAGTATTGTCTTGAGCTTTTCAATGAGTGTGGGTACTTGGGTTGTAAACCTGTTACAACACCAAATGAGCAAAGTTTTTTAGTCGCTAATAAGTGTGAAAAGGatcaaaaagttttgaaaaatgtaaATGGTTTTCAAAGGTTAACAGGGAAGCTGTTATATTTGTCTTTGACCAGGCCTGACATTAGTTATACTGTTCAGTTCTTAAGTCAATATATGCATAGTCCTTGTCAATCTCATCTTGATATTGCATTGAGGTTGTTGAGGTACTTAAAACTATCACCTGGAAAAGGAGTTAGTATTAAGAAGTCAAGTATGGTTATGTCCGGTTTTGTTGATTCTGAATGGGCCAAATGTCTTAAGACCAGGAGGTCTGTTACAGGGTATGGTATTTTTTTTGGGAGGGACACTAgtttcttggaaaagcaagaaacaaagtgTAACTTCCAGATCAACTACAGAAAGCTGAGTACAGAGCTATGTGCTCAGCTACCTGCGAAATTATGTGGATACTTAATGTTCTAA
- the LOC110876093 gene encoding uncharacterized protein LOC110876093 gives MVRTDRNLINVVDVSEFNITVGHPNGISIKVLKISDLKLTDDILLKDVFYVPCYSDSSSKRILMSGSQDCGLYFVGNSGNDVNACFNSSVKSFTWHSRLGHPSDQESSSGQGTNERAEDTIGSNAETNQSEGSINVRKSSRNTSMPRNIDDFVVEGKVRYGIEKVVSYAHLSYENKCFVASLNKTLEPTSYSEAAKDDNWVEAMNNEMEALYKNNTWILVDLQKGRKPIGCKWFNKIK, from the exons ATGGTTAGAACAGATAGAAACTTGATTAATGTTGTGGATGTGTCTGAATTCAATATTACTGTTGGTCATCCAAATGGAATAAGTATTAAGGTTTTAAAAATTAGTGATTTAAAACTGACTGATGATATACTGTTGAAAGATGTCTTTTATGTTCCTTGTTATAGT GATTCCAGTTCAAAGAGAATCCTGATGAGTGGTAGTCAGGATTGTGGTCTGTATTTTGTAGGAAATTCTGGTAATGATGTTAATGCCTGTTTCAATAGTTCTGTGAAATCTTTTACTTGGCATAGTAGGCTAGGACACCCTTCAGATCAG GAGAGCAGTAGTGGACAAGGTACCAACGAGAGGGCAGAGGACACTATAGGATCAAATGCTGAGACCAACCAATCTGAGGGTAGTATAAATGTTAGAAAATCTTCTAGAAATACTTCTATGCCTAGAAATATTGATGACTTTGTTGTTGAGGGTAAAGTTAGATATGGTATAGAAAAGGTTGTTAGCTATGCACATTTGTCTTATGAAAATAAGTGTTTTGTTGCTTCATTGAATAAAACTTTAGAGCCTACTTCTTATAGTGAAGCTGCTAAGGATGATAACTGGGTAGAAGCCATGAATAATGAAATGGAAGCCTTGTATAAAAATAATACTTGGATATTAGTTGATCTTCAAAAAGGTAGGAAACCTATAGGATGCAAATGGTTTAATAAGATCAAATAG
- the LOC110874502 gene encoding transcription factor SPEECHLESS, whose product MSSERKYGVNQSLVSCKSKSQQVVEDGGGGSEYGQLKVSHIMVERNRRKLMNEHLSVLRSLMPCFYVRRGDQASIIGGVVDYITELQRVLQSLEAKKRRKVYREQVTHHWIDSSPRRPRPPLSPRPSVPISPRTPQPTKTYRPTFPLSFVARPSPANSFISSDNSNELMANLRSPIAEVEVKFAGGNLLLKTCSNRIHGQTTKVIAVLENLSLEVLHVDISVVDETMVNSFTIKIGVECRLSAEELAQHIQKTFC is encoded by the exons ATGTCCAGTGAAAGAAAGTATGGTGTGAATCAGTCGTTGGTTTCTTGCAAGTCAAAATCACAACAAGTCGTAGAGGACGGTGGTGGCGGTTCGGAATATGGGCAGCTTAAGGTGTCTCATATAATGGTGGAGAGAAACCGAAGGAAGCTGATGAATGAACACTTGAGTGTTCTTCGTTCACTTATGCCTTGCTTTTATGTCAGAAGG GGTGATCAAGCATCAATAATTGGAGGAGTAGTTGATTACATCACTGAATTGCAACGAGTTCTTCAGTCTCTAGAGGCAAAGAAACGACGAAAAGTTTACCGAGAACAAGTAACGCACCATTGGATTGATTCAAGCCCTCGAAGACCAAGACCGCCACTTAGCCCTAGGCCAAGCGTGCCGATTAGCCCTAGAACCCCGCAGCCAACAAAGACATACAGGCCCACTTTTCCTCTATCATTCGTAGCACGGCCATCACCTGCTAATTCTTTCATAAGTTCAGACAACTCTAATGAGCTCATGGCCAACTTGAGGTCACCCATTGCTGAAGTTGAGGTGAAGTTTGCTGGTGGTAATCTTCTTCTAAAGACCTGCTCGAATCGAATACATGGCCAAACAACAAAAGTAATCGCGGTTCTTGAAAATCTATCTCTTGAAGTTCTTCATGTTGACATTAGTGTTGTTGATGAAACTATGGTCAACTCTTTTACCATCAAG ATTGGAGTTGAATGCCGACTAAGTGCAGAGGAACTTGCTCAACACATTCAAAAGACCTTCTGCTAA